A section of the Aricia agestis chromosome 4, ilAriAges1.1, whole genome shotgun sequence genome encodes:
- the LOC121726127 gene encoding zinc finger protein 836-like encodes KDLVTVTEALISSVENNLSINFNDSGNIFYAVDGTTEIQTTNEINSNLELAPELYVLQTNSPLNYEPTLLDDHTVNQFLLPSGLTTNEKTLATNESSLLALHTCVMCQEIFTNEADLLDHAIFAHTTPVEQKGQEAVASIPAKEHTFIDGANSSINFECEWLVCTLCERVLSTALESEPDEQLCCLGQDSRSRVCSRRLSIMFVCDGCKYLFATGEALDKHKLICFVDEPLYTDQVLSPIESYPQVVPSNSCNTCSDSDHTGQCQPRARRHNSNKMWNCGSCNQLFVSARELYRHKRGEDRPEGAPLTAYVCDECDKVLGSMCALHTHRKMHRNTKPGYPCRVCGRRFNQSGHLAIHMRMHTGERPYPCDLCSKAFKVKVERDDHRRTHTGERPFACAACPKTFTAAARLREHARIHTDHRPYKCEICGAAFRRPYARTVHTLIHTGEKPHECDVCHTAFRRSGDMWKHKRTQHGIIGN; translated from the exons AAAGATCTTGTTACAGTGACGGAGGCGCTCATATCGTCCGTTGAaaataatttgtcgataaaCTTTAATGATTccggaaatattttttatgccgTTGACGGTACTACTGAAATTCAAACTACGAATGAGATTAATTCAAATTTAGAATTAGCACCTGAGCTGTACGTTCTTCAAACAAATAGCCCGTTAAATTATGAGCCTACCTTGTTAGATGACCACACAGTAAATCAATTTTTACTTCCATCAGGACTTACAACAAACGAGAAG acgTTAGCTACCAATGAATCATCCTTGTTGGCTTTACATACGTGTGTAATGTGTCAGGAAATATTCACGAATGAGGCTGATCTTCTCGACCATGCTATATTCGCGCACACCACTCCTGTAGAACAAAAGGGACAAGAAGCGGTGGCTTCTATTCCCGCCAAAGAACATACTTTTATTG atggcgctaacaGTAGCATCAATTTTGAATGCGAGTGGCTGGTTTGTACCCTGTGTGAACGAGTTTTGTCCACCGCACTGGAGTCTGAGCCCGATG AGCAACTATGCTGCCTGGGGCAGGACAGCCGCAGCCGCGTGTGTTCTCGGCGGCTAAGCATTATGTTCGTGTGTGACGGCTGCAAGTACCTGTTCGCGACGGGCGAAGCTCTGGACAAGCATAAGCTCATCTGCTTCGTCGATGAACCGTTGTACACCGATCAAGTG CTTAGTCCCATAGAGTCCTATCCGCAAGTAGTGCCGTCCAACAGCTGTAACACCTGCAGTGACAGCGATCACACCGGCCAGTGTCAACCTCGCGCGCGCAGACACAACTCCAATAAGATGTGGAACTGTGGTTCCTGTAACCAACTGTTCGTGTCAGCTAG GGAACTGTACCGCCACAAACGCGGCGAGGACCGTCCCGAGGGCGCACCGCTTACGGCCTACGTGTGCGACGAGTGCGACAAGGTGCTGGGCAGCATGTGCGCGCTGCACACTCACAGGAAGATGCACAGGAACACCAAGCCG GGCTACCCATGTCGTGTCTGCGGGCGTCGCTTCAACCAGTCGGGTCACCTGGCCATCCACATGCGCATGCACACCGGCGAGCGACCCTACCCCTGCGATCTCTGCTCTAAGGCCTTCAAAGTTAAG GTGGAGCGCGACGACCACCGTCGCACGCACACCGGCGAGCGGCCGTTCGCCTGCGCCGCCTGCCCCAAGACCTTCACCGCCGCCGCGCGACTGCGAGAGCACGCCCGCATACATACGGACCACAG GCCGTACAAATGCGAGATCTGCGGCGCGGCGTTCCGTCGTCCGTACGCGCGCACCGTGCACACGCTCATCCACACCGGGGAGAAACCCCACGAGTGCGACGTCTGCCACACCGCCTTCAG GCGTTCGGGCGACATGTGGAAGCACAAGAGAACTCAGCATGGTATTATTGGTAATTAG
- the LOC121726446 gene encoding uncharacterized protein LOC121726446: MKMWSDFQGSGGGCGAKRRGGSSCEGGGKVARFEDSIARLEAVAAGAGGGECWREDDERRACRRRWCGGWCGAHDTIRAENGKSYLELGGAAARACCDGRAAGRCASRRCYRERRFKMMNLCALKLSRFRQTADPSLRRSVLVCNTLRGIEREMERENAEEAPAAFEPAAACAARCEVLGARDPAAGRATPFPAPPPPDRDSGYDDDEQRTINWGSVLSLSSRSALDPPEEAWSDDWGWSEDSFVRQLVPTS; encoded by the coding sequence GGCTCGGGCGGCGGGTGCGGCGCCAAGCGGCGCGGCGGCTCATCGTGCGAGGGCGGCGGCAAGGTCGCTCGCTTTGAGGACTCGATAGCGCGGCTGGAGGCGGTGGccgcgggcgcgggcggcggcgagTGCTGGCGCGAGGACGACGAGCGGCGCGCGTGCCGCCGGCGCTGGTGCGGCGGCTGGTGCGGCGCGCACGACACCATCCGCGCCGAGAACGGCAAATCCTACCTCGAGCTGGGCGGCGCCGCGGCGCGCGCCTGCTGCGACGGCCGCGCCGCCGGCCGCTGCGCCTCCCGCCGCTGCTACCGCGAGCGGAGGTTCAAGATGATGAACCTGTGCGCGCTCAAGCTGTCGCGCTTCCGGCAGACGGCCGACCCCTCCCTGCGGCGCTCCGTACTCGTGTGCAACACGCTGCGAGGCATCGAGCGCGAGATGGAGCGGGAGAACGCCGAGGAGGCGCCCGCGGCCTTCGAGCCGGCGGCGGCGTGCGCGGCGCGCTGCGAGGTGCTCGGCGCGCGGGACCCGGCGGCGGGCCGCGCCACCCCCttccccgcgccgccgccgcccgacCGGGACTCGGGCTACGACGACGACGAGCAGCGCACCATCAACTGGGGCTCCGTGCTGAGCCTGTCGTCGCGGTCGGCGCTGGACCCCCCGGAGGAGGCGTGGAGCGACGACTGGGGCTGGAGCGAGGACAGCTTCGTGCGGCAGCTGGTGCCGACGAGTTAG